The following are encoded together in the Bacillus sp. V2I10 genome:
- a CDS encoding VOC family protein, with the protein MKPRITVITLGVDDLERSLKFYRDGLGFPTEGIVGKEFEHGAVAFFDLQSGSKLAIWNRKDIAHEAKVPYTASSPAEFTIGHNVCSKEEVDNVMEQAKKAGAIITDPAHDTFWGGYSAHFQDPDGHLWEVVWNPQWEIKE; encoded by the coding sequence ATGAAACCACGAATTACTGTAATTACATTGGGTGTAGATGATTTGGAAAGATCGTTAAAATTCTATCGAGACGGACTGGGGTTTCCGACAGAAGGTATAGTTGGTAAAGAATTTGAGCATGGCGCCGTTGCCTTTTTTGACTTGCAATCAGGTTCAAAGCTTGCAATTTGGAATCGCAAAGATATAGCTCATGAGGCAAAGGTTCCTTATACTGCATCAAGTCCTGCCGAATTTACTATTGGTCACAATGTATGCAGTAAAGAAGAAGTTGATAACGTAATGGAACAGGCGAAAAAAGCTGGTGCTATTATAACTGATCCGGCACACGACACATTTTGGGGAGGATATTCTGCCCACTTTCAAGACCCAGATGGCCATCTGTGGGAAGTAGTCTGGAATCCGCAGTGGGAAATCAAGGAATAA
- a CDS encoding ferredoxin: MNLDGVSKHLLICSGKTCTKNGAEEVTETIRGELKNLELQKEIHTTKTLCNGQCKHGPIAVLYPQGTWYKEMNKTKSEELIRQLKENNNVHLSSELYYHDGKTFKNHESEL; the protein is encoded by the coding sequence ATGAACTTAGATGGGGTTAGCAAACATCTATTAATTTGCAGCGGGAAAACATGCACAAAGAATGGAGCAGAAGAAGTAACAGAGACCATTAGGGGAGAATTAAAAAACTTAGAGCTGCAAAAGGAGATTCACACAACAAAAACATTATGTAACGGCCAATGTAAGCATGGTCCAATCGCTGTTCTATATCCACAAGGAACCTGGTATAAAGAAATGAATAAAACAAAAAGTGAAGAACTTATTCGGCAATTAAAAGAAAATAACAATGTTCATTTGAGTTCTGAGCTTTATTACCATGATGGGAAAACATTTAAGAACCATGAAAGTGAACTGTAA
- a CDS encoding GTP-binding protein has protein sequence MTKKIPVTVLSGYLGAGKTTILNHILQNQEGLRVAVIVNDMSEINIDAETIKQGGGLKRTEEKLVEMSNGCICCTLREDLLVEVEKLAQEGNIDYIVIESTGISEPVPVAQTFSYIDEELGIDLTRFCRLDTMVTVVDANRFWHDFKSGDSLIDRKEALSEEDNREIADLLLDQIEFCDVLIINKCDLVTEEALHKLEQVLRKLQTGARFIRTVKGQVKPAEILQTGLFDFEKASESAGWIKELTTGHKDHQPETQEYGITSFVYKRRLPFHSDRFYQLMHSLSGNVVRVKGIAWCATRNHLALSVSQAGPSIIIEPVSYWVATLPVLERDALLKENPHIQAEWDPEFGDRMTQLVFIGVDMNERDVVKLLDKCLLTNDEFDSEWNKLEDPFDWEIPISNE, from the coding sequence TTGACCAAAAAAATTCCTGTAACAGTTTTAAGCGGATATTTAGGAGCCGGCAAAACAACCATATTAAATCATATCCTTCAAAATCAAGAAGGGCTTAGAGTTGCTGTTATCGTTAATGATATGAGCGAAATCAATATAGATGCAGAAACGATAAAGCAAGGGGGAGGGTTAAAGAGAACTGAAGAAAAGTTAGTCGAGATGTCAAACGGCTGCATTTGCTGCACGCTTCGTGAAGACCTGCTTGTCGAAGTTGAAAAACTTGCGCAGGAAGGAAATATTGACTACATCGTAATCGAATCAACAGGTATTAGTGAGCCAGTTCCTGTGGCTCAAACCTTCTCATATATCGACGAGGAGCTGGGGATAGACCTTACTCGTTTTTGCAGGCTGGATACAATGGTTACGGTCGTTGATGCAAATCGGTTTTGGCATGATTTCAAATCAGGTGATAGTCTGATTGATCGAAAAGAAGCATTAAGTGAAGAAGATAATAGAGAAATTGCTGACTTATTATTGGATCAAATTGAATTTTGTGATGTTCTCATTATAAACAAGTGCGATCTCGTAACAGAGGAAGCATTACATAAACTTGAACAGGTATTAAGAAAGCTTCAGACGGGAGCGCGGTTCATTCGAACAGTAAAAGGCCAAGTTAAGCCCGCTGAAATTCTTCAAACTGGTCTTTTTGACTTCGAAAAAGCAAGTGAATCTGCTGGATGGATTAAAGAGTTAACTACCGGGCATAAAGACCATCAGCCGGAAACACAAGAATACGGCATCACATCGTTTGTCTATAAACGAAGACTGCCTTTTCACAGTGACCGTTTTTATCAATTAATGCATTCTCTTTCAGGGAATGTGGTCAGGGTCAAAGGAATAGCCTGGTGTGCTACAAGAAATCATCTTGCCCTTTCTGTCTCACAAGCAGGACCTTCTATCATTATCGAACCCGTGTCTTATTGGGTAGCAACTTTGCCCGTACTAGAACGGGATGCACTATTGAAAGAGAACCCTCATATACAAGCAGAATGGGATCCGGAGTTCGGAGATCGAATGACACAGCTTGTGTTTATTGGGGTTGATATGAACGAACGTGATGTTGTGAAGCTATTGGATAAATGTTTACTTACAAATGATGAATTTGATTCCGAGTGGAACAAACTTGAGGATCCGTTTGACTGGGAGATACCTATTTCGAATGAATAA
- the copZ gene encoding copper chaperone CopZ, translating to MENVKLNVSGMSCGHCVKSIEGSVGKLEGVSEVKVHLEDGKVDVAFNQEKVSLDKIKETIDDQGYDVE from the coding sequence ATGGAAAACGTAAAATTAAATGTAAGCGGAATGTCCTGCGGACACTGTGTAAAATCTATAGAAGGCAGTGTAGGGAAACTTGAAGGCGTTAGTGAAGTAAAAGTACATTTAGAAGATGGAAAAGTGGATGTTGCTTTTAACCAGGAAAAAGTTTCTTTAGATAAAATTAAAGAAACAATTGATGACCAAGGCTATGATGTTGAATAA
- a CDS encoding PhzF family phenazine biosynthesis protein — protein sequence MEELSYVLVDVFTDQRFGGNQLAVFQSSKPLDTDLMQKIARELNLSETVFIFPPSDQTKTKKVRIFTPQIELPVAGHPTVGTAFLLGLENWVETVQGVNEWILEEGVGDIHVTVYKEHDKITKAEMSQPIPIFGDLYHDTQVIADLLSLSVDEIDTNLPIQSISSGVPFLYIPVRSLDAMKRINFRNDVWQQSFSANKDTQHIFVFTQETVNPSSTVHGRMFAPAMGITEDPATGNASGPLGAYLIEHGLIPFNENGTYTIRSEQGLEMGRPSFVDISITKEENDYKKVKIGGACVKVGEGKIFI from the coding sequence ATGGAAGAATTATCTTACGTTCTAGTCGACGTTTTTACTGATCAAAGGTTTGGAGGTAATCAACTGGCTGTATTTCAATCTTCAAAACCGCTTGATACAGATTTAATGCAAAAAATAGCCCGGGAACTGAACCTATCAGAAACAGTATTTATTTTCCCGCCTAGCGATCAGACCAAAACAAAAAAAGTACGAATCTTCACTCCGCAAATTGAGTTGCCGGTAGCAGGTCATCCAACAGTCGGAACCGCATTTCTCTTAGGACTTGAAAATTGGGTAGAGACAGTACAAGGAGTTAATGAGTGGATTTTGGAAGAAGGAGTAGGAGATATTCACGTAACTGTTTATAAAGAGCATGATAAAATCACAAAGGCCGAAATGAGTCAGCCGATCCCGATATTTGGAGACCTGTATCATGACACCCAGGTCATAGCTGATCTTTTGTCCCTTTCTGTTGACGAAATAGATACTAACTTGCCTATTCAATCGATTTCATCTGGTGTCCCTTTCTTATATATTCCTGTACGTTCACTTGATGCCATGAAACGCATCAACTTCCGAAATGATGTGTGGCAGCAATCTTTTTCAGCTAATAAGGATACGCAGCATATTTTCGTATTCACGCAAGAAACCGTAAATCCCAGTTCAACGGTACATGGTCGCATGTTTGCCCCTGCCATGGGGATTACTGAGGATCCCGCTACTGGTAACGCTAGTGGACCTTTAGGGGCTTATCTCATCGAACATGGACTCATTCCATTCAATGAAAATGGAACATATACCATTCGCAGCGAACAAGGTTTAGAAATGGGCCGTCCTAGTTTTGTTGATATTTCTATCACTAAAGAAGAAAATGATTATAAAAAAGTCAAAATCGGAGGAGCTTGTGTGAAAGTAGGGGAAGGAAAAATTTTCATATAA
- a CDS encoding metal-sensitive transcriptional regulator, translated as MEKEIVKMDLPIEDDCCNTSSRKSHHSDSVKKNLVTRLNRVEGQIRGIKGLIEKDTYCDDVITQIAATQAALNSVAKILLEGHLKGCVVDRINEGDMEVLDEFVVTIQKLMKK; from the coding sequence ATGGAAAAAGAAATTGTAAAAATGGATCTTCCTATTGAGGATGACTGCTGTAATACTTCTTCCCGAAAAAGTCATCACTCAGATTCAGTAAAGAAAAATTTAGTAACCCGTTTAAATCGCGTCGAAGGTCAAATCAGGGGTATTAAAGGTCTTATAGAAAAAGATACTTATTGTGATGATGTTATTACACAAATAGCAGCGACTCAAGCAGCTCTTAACAGTGTTGCAAAAATTCTGCTTGAAGGCCATTTAAAGGGCTGTGTAGTTGACCGGATCAATGAGGGCGATATGGAAGTTCTTGATGAGTTTGTCGTAACGATACAAAAACTAATGAAAAAATAA
- a CDS encoding tetratricopeptide repeat protein yields the protein MNEKLKNTSGNTNLRKLLNKAISLREDGRAKQDMTLLNEARTLLLKMSEDYPDNAEINYQIGIVYDNSGFGKEAIPYYVKAIEQGLSEPDLQRCLLGLGSTYRLLGYYDKAVETLHRGVTQFPEHRGLQVFYSLALYNTGKYKEAMEIVLMNLMETTTDENLQYFKRGISYYAQHLDETW from the coding sequence ATGAATGAAAAATTAAAGAACACTTCTGGAAATACAAATTTACGTAAGCTTCTGAACAAAGCTATTTCACTGCGTGAAGACGGACGTGCAAAACAAGATATGACTCTTTTGAATGAAGCACGTACTCTCCTTTTAAAAATGTCTGAAGATTATCCAGACAACGCAGAGATTAATTATCAGATTGGGATTGTTTATGATAATTCTGGCTTTGGGAAAGAAGCGATCCCTTATTATGTTAAAGCGATTGAGCAAGGCCTTTCAGAACCAGATCTACAAAGATGTTTACTCGGTCTAGGCAGTACTTATCGTCTTTTGGGGTATTATGATAAAGCGGTTGAAACACTGCATCGCGGTGTGACTCAGTTTCCTGAACATCGCGGTCTGCAAGTCTTTTATTCACTGGCTTTGTATAATACCGGTAAATATAAAGAAGCAATGGAAATAGTCTTGATGAATTTGATGGAAACCACGACTGATGAAAACCTTCAATACTTTAAACGAGGGATTTCTTACTATGCACAGCACCTTGATGAAACCTGGTAA
- a CDS encoding heavy metal translocating P-type ATPase, with protein sequence MSDKKETTLQIAGMTCAACAVRIEKGIKKIDGVEDASVNFALEKSKVTFDPSKSNVNQIKEKVESLGYKVVSEKAEFNISGMTCAACANKIEKRLNKLNGVQNATVNFALESALVEYNPDEVSIVDMKEAIKKLGYRLEQKQEAAGEKVDHRQKEIEKQTGKFIFSSILSIPLLWAMVSHFEFTSFIWLPEMFMNPWVQLALATPVQFLVGGQFYVGAYKALRNKSANMDVLVALGTSAAYFYSIYLSIQTIGSDAHMVELYFETSAVLITLIILGKLFEAKAKGRSSEAIKKLMGMQAKTATVFRDGQELNVPIEEVIAGDIVYVKPGEKVPVDGEIFEGRSALDESMITGESIPVDKTAGDLVIGSTINKNGFLKVKATKVGKDTALAQIIKVVEEAQGSKAPIQRLADVISGIFVPIVVGIAIVTFLVWYFVVSPGEFAVALEKLIAVLVIACPCALGLATPTSIMAGSGRAAEYGILFKGGEHLETTHRLDTVILDKTGTVTNGKPTLTDVILSNGFEEKEFLKVVGAAERNSEHPLAEAIVQGIKEKGIELGTTEHFEAIPGFGIESKVEGKSLLIGTRRLMEKNNIDVANILPKMENLEKQGKTAMLVAIDHQFAGVIAVADTIKETSQKAIERLKKMGLEVVMITGDNKQTAQAIANEVGIDHVIAEVLPEGKAEEVKKLQKAGKKVAMVGDGINDAPALATADIGMAIGTGTDVAMEAADITLIRGDLNSIADAIYMSKMTIRNIKQNLFWAFAYNALGVPIAALGFLAPWLAGVAMAFSSVSVVLNALRLQRIKLKG encoded by the coding sequence ATGAGCGATAAAAAAGAAACAACACTTCAAATAGCTGGCATGACGTGTGCAGCTTGTGCGGTGAGAATAGAGAAAGGTATCAAAAAAATAGATGGAGTAGAGGATGCGAGCGTGAATTTCGCATTAGAAAAATCAAAAGTAACCTTTGATCCATCTAAATCAAATGTAAATCAGATTAAAGAAAAAGTGGAATCTTTAGGATACAAAGTAGTAAGTGAAAAAGCAGAATTCAATATAAGCGGAATGACATGTGCAGCGTGTGCTAATAAAATTGAAAAACGTTTAAATAAGTTAAATGGAGTACAAAATGCAACGGTAAATTTCGCCTTGGAATCTGCGTTAGTAGAATATAATCCGGATGAAGTTTCAATCGTTGATATGAAAGAGGCCATTAAGAAATTGGGCTATCGTTTAGAACAAAAGCAAGAAGCTGCAGGCGAAAAGGTTGATCATAGACAGAAAGAAATTGAAAAACAAACAGGAAAATTCATTTTCTCTTCTATTTTGTCTATCCCTTTACTTTGGGCGATGGTCAGTCATTTTGAATTTACATCTTTTATTTGGCTGCCAGAGATGTTTATGAATCCATGGGTACAGCTCGCGCTTGCTACTCCCGTTCAATTTTTAGTCGGCGGTCAATTTTACGTAGGTGCCTATAAAGCATTAAGAAATAAAAGTGCAAATATGGATGTTTTGGTGGCGCTTGGCACCTCTGCAGCTTATTTCTACAGTATCTACCTGAGCATTCAAACAATAGGTTCTGATGCACATATGGTGGAATTATATTTTGAAACAAGTGCGGTGTTAATTACCCTTATTATATTAGGTAAACTGTTTGAGGCAAAAGCAAAGGGACGTTCATCTGAAGCCATTAAGAAGCTTATGGGCATGCAGGCGAAAACGGCCACAGTGTTTAGAGACGGCCAAGAATTGAATGTGCCAATTGAAGAGGTAATCGCTGGTGATATCGTATACGTGAAACCAGGTGAAAAGGTACCTGTTGATGGTGAGATTTTTGAAGGACGATCTGCTCTTGATGAGTCAATGATTACAGGTGAAAGTATTCCTGTTGATAAAACAGCTGGAGATTTAGTAATAGGATCAACCATTAACAAAAATGGGTTTTTAAAGGTAAAGGCAACAAAGGTTGGGAAGGATACTGCCTTAGCGCAAATCATCAAAGTAGTTGAAGAAGCACAAGGATCAAAAGCTCCTATTCAACGCCTAGCCGACGTAATCTCTGGAATTTTTGTCCCAATTGTAGTTGGGATAGCCATTGTGACATTTCTAGTTTGGTACTTTGTTGTAAGCCCTGGAGAGTTTGCAGTAGCTCTTGAAAAGTTAATTGCCGTATTAGTTATCGCATGTCCATGTGCTCTAGGTCTAGCTACGCCTACGTCCATTATGGCAGGGTCCGGCCGCGCTGCAGAATATGGAATTTTGTTTAAAGGCGGGGAGCACCTTGAAACGACACATCGATTGGATACAGTGATCCTTGATAAAACGGGAACTGTAACAAATGGAAAACCAACACTTACAGATGTTATTCTTTCAAATGGATTTGAAGAAAAGGAATTTTTAAAGGTAGTCGGTGCTGCAGAAAGAAATTCTGAACATCCGTTAGCTGAGGCAATTGTCCAAGGCATTAAAGAAAAAGGGATTGAACTGGGAACCACTGAACATTTTGAAGCAATCCCTGGCTTTGGAATCGAATCTAAAGTTGAAGGTAAATCCTTGCTTATCGGAACGCGCCGTCTTATGGAGAAAAATAACATTGATGTTGCGAACATATTGCCTAAAATGGAAAACTTGGAAAAGCAAGGTAAGACCGCAATGCTAGTCGCAATTGATCATCAGTTTGCCGGTGTGATTGCTGTCGCAGATACAATTAAAGAAACTTCTCAAAAAGCGATTGAAAGGTTAAAAAAGATGGGTCTTGAGGTTGTTATGATTACAGGAGATAACAAGCAGACAGCTCAAGCAATTGCAAATGAAGTCGGAATTGACCATGTTATAGCAGAAGTTCTGCCAGAAGGAAAGGCAGAAGAAGTTAAAAAGCTTCAAAAAGCTGGAAAGAAAGTGGCGATGGTTGGTGATGGTATTAACGATGCACCAGCGTTAGCTACTGCAGATATAGGCATGGCAATCGGTACTGGTACTGATGTAGCAATGGAGGCTGCTGATATCACCTTAATCAGAGGAGACTTAAATAGTATTGCCGATGCCATCTATATGAGTAAAATGACGATTCGGAATATCAAGCAAAATCTTTTTTGGGCCTTTGCTTATAATGCTTTAGGAGTTCCAATTGCAGCACTGGGCTTTCTGGCACCATGGCTTGCAGGAGTAGCAATGGCATTTAGTTCAGTTTCCGTTGTTTTAAACGCACTCAGATTACAAAGGATTAAGCTAAAAGGATAA